One Loxodonta africana isolate mLoxAfr1 chromosome 6, mLoxAfr1.hap2, whole genome shotgun sequence DNA window includes the following coding sequences:
- the FAM124B gene encoding protein FAM124B has protein sequence MGERQEPLAMTVHLLANSGHGSLLQRTLDQLLDGICPEVRLFLVSERVSPVKSYEKYHSKRSRFPGMSVLLFLHESLGEERIFHILDSLQHSPWQCYPTQNTHGRLCPSLLANEEFYSLDNQMPVWGVRQVHCGTEILRVTLYCSFDNYEDAIRLYEMILQKEATSQKSNFCFFVLYSTATFALQLCLKQLPLGMSVDPKESSVLQFKVQEIGQLVPLLPNPCIPISSTRWQTQDYDGNKILLQVQMHPGLGVRNAELSSLNGASGADTLLQGSRLAPVSTKRSLEPRSRRSRIRSSKVDSPELLEPGGSLTSDSFSGTSWKSPSWSPSVGSPAMGTWLHLPSPHFDSGVRIEDLSQRNRFQKLEAEMNVDTGFTVVNSEPRQSSLSRFPRDMQTSQPPSCLPAASLVAAASKNNRAFEERVLSLSLPDQRDLGTRKRISKCPLHWPVQKEEKEGGEEEFFI, from the exons ATGGGTGAGAGACAGGAGCCCCTGGCCATGACAGTCCATCTCCTTGCCAACTCTGGGCATGGCTCGCTTCTGCAGCGAACTCTAGACCAGCTTTTAGATGGAATTTGCCCAGAGGTCCGCCTTTTTCTGGTGTCAGAGCGGGTCAGCCCCGTGAAATCCTATGAGAAGTACCACTCCAAGCGCTCCAGGTTCCCAGGGATGTCTGTTTTGCTCTTCCTGCATGAAAGCCTCGGAGAGGAGCGAATATTTCACATTCTCGACTCTCTCCAGCATTCACCTTGGCAGTGCTACCCTACCCAGAACACCCACGGGAGACTCTGTCCCTCCCTTCTTGCCAATGAGGAGTTCTACAGTCTGGACAACCAGATGCCCGTGTGGGGAGTGAGGCAGGTGCACTGTGGCACAGAGATCCTGCGGGTGACGTTGTACTGCAGTTTTGACAACTACGAGGACGCCATCCGACTCTATGAGATGATCTTGCAGAAAGAAGCCACTTCGCAAAAGAGCAACTTCTGTTTCTTTGTGCTTTACTCCACCGCGACCTTTGCTCTGCAGCTCTGCCTGAAGCAGCTGCCCCTTGGGATGTCAGTGGACCCCAAAGAGTCTTCAGTGCTGCAGTTCAAAGTTCAAGAGATTGGCCAGCTAGTGCCTCTTCTGCCTAATCCCTGCATTCCCATTAGCAGCACCAGGTGGCAAACTCAGGACTACGATGGCAACAAGATTCTGCTGCAG GTCCAAATGCATCCAGGACTTGGTGTTAGGAATGCTGAGCTTTCCTCTCTGAATGGTGCCTCAGGGGCTGACACACTTCTCCAGGGCTCCAGGCTAGCCCCTGTCTCCACAAAGAGGAGCCTAGAACCAAGGAGCCGGAGAAGCAGAATCAGGAGCTCCAAGGTGGATTCTCCGGAGCTTCTAGAGCCAGGTGGGAGTCTAACATCTGACAGCTTTAGTGGCACTTCATGGAAAAGCCCTAGCTGGTCACCCTCAGTTGGTAGCCCAGCCATGGGTACCTGGCTGCATCTGCCTTCTCCTCACTTTGATTCTGGGGTCAGAATAGAGGACCTCAGCCAAAGAAATCGCTTTCAGAAGCTTGAGGCAGAAATGAATGTTGACACAGGATTCACTGTGGTCAATTCTGAACCCAGGCAATCTTCTTTAAGCCGATTTCCAAGGGATATGCAGACCAGCCAGCCTCCATCCTGCTTGCCAGCTGCCTCTTTAGTGGCAGCTGCCTCCAAAAACAACAGAGCCTTTGAGGAAAGAGTCCTTTCTTTGTCACTTCCTGACCAGAGGGACCTTGGTACAAGGAAGAGAATCTCAAAATGTCCCCTTCATTGGCCGgttcagaaggaagaaaaagaaggaggagaagaagaattCTTCATATAG